A window from Solanum stenotomum isolate F172 chromosome 7, ASM1918654v1, whole genome shotgun sequence encodes these proteins:
- the LOC125870018 gene encoding disease resistance protein RPV1-like yields the protein MASNSIIIPSSSMPPPSSSSHKYHVFLSFRGEDTRKTFTDHLYSNLVQAGVNTFRDDEELRKGTEIRSELIQAIEDSMISIVIFSKNYASSSWCLDELLKILECREQHGQLVIPIFYDVNPSEVRRQAGTFGKALAKHKRRFGKEKVARWKAAVKEAANLSGRDLQNVEDGHEAKFNKKLVEEVLKLVNPTCMHLPGLVIGPNSHAEGVISLCKFYSSTGVCMFGIYGMAGIGKTTVAKAVYNQIHRRYEGFSFVAHVRERSENNMLHNLQEQLLSEVLKRENFKVQYNVDKGKCLIQDRLGQRKVLIVLDDVDDMSQIKALAEERSWFGSGSIIIITTRSENLLDDIGVDYKYKVTRLDDISSRRLFCFHAFKDTTVPENLDHELVKDIARLGGGVPLALEVLGSLLHKKDDQTWRSTLESLKNLAHHSSIHKALKVSYDSLDENSKEIFCDIACFFIEAQELYASLILTGCGRSFSLGKGILTGRCLIKIEQNRLWMHDLVRDMAREIVRQESPKEPHMRSRLWFHEDVHYVLRKNKGSNLIEGISAIHPKVKDLTVDTKSFARMDRLKIFQAKGMNITGSFKNLFEDLRWLSWQNFPLKCLPTDIHLTKLVALDMQYSNIVEVWQSTIKPLENLAYLDLSHCQRLKRTPDFSRAISLETILFTGCSELVEIDSSIKYLVKLVYLNLEDCVSLKNLPSSICKLESLQHLNMSGCSGLQQLPADLGHLKNLRSLSLQGCNRSLKAQSWLTSILSYVPWAGSSSSCPERLLPHSLSRLSHLTVLNLNDCRLSEADIPTNLGSLTSLKYLDLGGNDFYTLPSSLFCDLSELQCLVLDNCKNLQMLSLLPSNLLELHANDCSSIESLDMSNYRILPQLCVSNCDRLSEIKGMETIKNVEYVRIESSSKLARRFFDESFFQLMGECDEDLPYPSSYYIAGSECKYNGVFQYGPIIEVGDQTNKVTWVLCFPEITVTADKRSWVSFIPRDYFCPALEGGEQITFSFSIREQGFTGLKVTKCGVHPVYATAGRTLPKLQFRDPRSNFEERRLIPLWRESSIAEVGHVMSYNLNNGTDDQHIQKVIFNGLRLSQAGDGTSLFHNIIGTPFHVNHANFRQILQEAYDHSRRNTADWRDLGCSVVVEQQNRLGLAKGSWNCWV from the exons CTGAACTGATTCAAGCTATAGAAGATTCCATGATCTCCAttgttattttctcaaaaaattatgCATCGTCTAGCTGGTGTCTCGATGAGCTTTTGAAGATACTAGAGTGCAGAGAGCAGCATGGTCAGCTAGTTATTCCTATATTCTACGACGTTAATCCTTCTGAGGTACGTAGACAAGCCGGTACATTTGGTAAAGCACTTGCTAAACACAAAAGACGTTTTGGGAAGGAGAAGGTAGCAAGGTGGAAAGCCGCTGTCAAAGAAGCTGCAAATTTATCGGGACGGGATTTGCAGAACGTCGAGGACGG GCATGAAGCAAAATTCAACAAGAAACTTGTGGAAGAGGTCTTAAAGTTAGTAAACCCCACATGCATGCACCTTCCAGGACTCGTAATTGGGCCTAATTCTCATGCTGAAGGAGTGATTTCTCTATGCAAGTTCTACTCATCAACTGGTGTCTGCATGTTTGGGATCTATGGGATGGCTGGCATAGGCAAAACAACTGTTGCCAAAGCCGTCTACAATCAAATCCACAGGAGGTATGAAGGTTTCTCCTTTGTGGCTCATGTAAGAGAGCGCTCGGAGAATAACATGCTTCACAACCTACAGGAACAACTTCTATCTGAGGTTCTAAAAAGAGAGAACTTTAAAGTCCAATATAATGTTGATAAGGGAAAATGCCTAATCCAAGACAGACTTGGTCAGAGGAAGGTCCTCATTGTTTTGGATGATGTCGATGACATGAGCCAGATAAAAGCATTGGCGGAAGAGAGAAGCTGGTTTGGTTCGGGGAGCATAATAATTATAACAACAAGAAGTGAGAATTTGCTAGATGATATTGGAGTAGACTATAAGTACAAGGTAACAAGGTTGGATGATATCTCTTCCAGGCGACTCTTTTGCTTTCATGCTTTCAAGGATACTACTGTACCCGAAAATTTGGATCATGAGTTGGTGAAAGACATAGCACGTCTAGGTGGAGGGGTTCCTTTAGCACTCGAAGTTTTGGGCTCTCTTTTGCATAAAAAGGATGATCAAACATGGAGAAGTACCCTCGAGAGCTTGAAAAATCTTGCTCATCACAGTAGTATTCACAAAGCACTCAAAGTAAGCTATGACTCACTTGATGAGAACTCTAAGGAGATTTTCTGTGACATCGCGTGCTTTTTCATTGAAGCCCAAGAACTTTATGCTAGTCTTATATTGACCGGTTGTGGTCGCTCTTTCagcttggggaaaggaatcttGACCGGAAGATGTTTAATCAAAATCGAACAGAATCGTTTGTGGATGCACGATTTAGTTCGAGATATGGCTAGAGAAATTGTTCGTCAAGAGTCACCTAAGGAGCCTCATATGCGCTCTAGATTGTGGTTTCATGAAGATGTTCATTATGTGCTACGAAAGAACAAG GGTAGCAATCTGATAGAAGGCATCAGCGCCATCCATCCCAAAGTGAAAGATTTAACTGTTGACACAAAGTCCTTTGCAAGAATGGATAG GTTGAAAATATTTCAAGCAAAAGGAATGAATATTACTGGAAGCTTCAAAAATTTGTTTGAGGACCTAAGATGGCTAAGTTGGCAAAATTTccctttgaaatgtttacctaCTGATATTCATCTAACCAAACTTGTGGCTCTGGACATGCAATATAGCAACATCGTGGAAGTTTGGCAATCCACCATCAAG CCCCTGGAAAACCTGGCATATCTAGATCTCAGTCATTGTCAACGACTAAAGCGAACTCCTGATTTTTCAAGGGCGATAAGTCTTGAGACAATATTGTTTACAGGTTGCTCAGAGTTGGTTGAGATTGattcatcaataaaatatttggtGAAACTTGTTTACTTAAATCTGGAAGACTGTGTAAGCCTCAAGAATCTACCAAGCAGCATTTGCAAGCTAGAATCACTTCAACATCTAAATATGTCAGGTTGCTCGGGTCTACAACAACTGCCTGCTGATTTGGGACACTTGAAAAACCTAAGAAGCTTATCATTACAAGGATGCAACAGAAGTTTGAAGGCTCAATCTTGGCTGACTTCTATTTTATCTTATGTACCATGGGCAGGAAGTAGTTCATCGTGTCCAGAGAGGTTGTTGCCACATTCCCTTTCCCGTTTAAGTCACTTGACGGTGCTCAATCTCAACGATTGTAGGCTTTCAGAAGCAGATATTCCCACCAATCTTGGGAGTTTAACCTCATTGAAATACCTGGATTTAGGAGGAAATGATTTTTACACTCTCCCATCATCCCTCTTTTGCGACCTATCTGAGCTACAGTGTCTTGTCCTGGATAATTGCAAGAATCTTCAAATGCTCTCACTACTTCCTTCTAATCTGCTAGAGCTCCATGCAAATGATTGTTCATCCATTGAAAGTCTAGACATGTCCAATTACAGGATACTGCCACAGCTCTGTGTATCTAATTGCGACAGATTGTCTGAGATTAAGGGCATGGAAACTATCAAAAATGTTGAATATGTTCGCATAGAGAGCAGTAGCAAGCTGGCAAGACGTTTCTTTGATGAAAGTTTCTTCCAGCTG ATGGGAGAATGTGATGAAGATCTTCCTTATCCAAGCAGCTACTATATTGCAGGTAGCGAG TGCAAATACAATGGAGTTTTTCAATATGGTCCTATCATAGAGGTCGGTGATCAGACCAATAAGGTTACATGGGTCCTTTGCTTCCCCGAGATTACTGTAACCGCTGACAAACGTTCTTGGGTGAGCTTCATACCACGAGATTACTTTTGTCCTGCTTTAGAAGGTGGAGAACAAATTACATTTTCGTTCAGTATCAGAGAGCAAGGATTCACAGGGTTAAAAGTGACAAAGTGTGGCGTTCATCCAGTCTATGCAACAGCAGGAAGAACATTGCCAAAACTCCAGTTTCGAGATCCTCGGAGTAATTTTGAGGAAAGGAGGTTGATACCCTTGTGGAGAGAATCATCCATTGCTGAAGTAGGACATGTTATGTCATATAATCTTAATAATGGCACTGATGATCAGCACATTCAGAAAGTCATATTTAACGGCCTTCGTCTTTCGCAAGCTGGTGATGGGACATCTTTATTTCACAACATCATCGGCACACCTTTCCATGTAAATCACGCGAACTTTCGCCAGATTTTGCAGGAAGCATATGACCATAGTCGACGGAATACAGCTGATTGGCGAGATCTAGGTTGTAGTGTGGTAGTCGAGCAACAAAACAGGTTAGGCTTGGCTAAAGGAAGTTGGAACTGTTGGGTCTGA